Proteins from one Desulfonema limicola genomic window:
- a CDS encoding DRTGG domain-containing protein, with protein sequence MKLSEIRDILNAEVLVGDDLLDRTIFGAGGADLMEDILSAVAKGAALLTGLISDQVIRTAKIAEVGAVVFVRGKRPDSNLLDLARSYNLAILLTEYSLFVASGRLYMNGLRGLDGSW encoded by the coding sequence ATGAAATTATCTGAAATACGGGATATTCTAAATGCTGAAGTCCTTGTTGGCGATGACTTGCTTGACCGCACTATTTTTGGTGCAGGCGGTGCTGATCTTATGGAAGATATTTTGTCTGCTGTTGCCAAAGGGGCAGCCCTGCTTACAGGGCTTATCTCCGATCAGGTTATCAGAACAGCTAAAATAGCAGAGGTTGGTGCAGTTGTTTTTGTAAGAGGGAAAAGACCAGACAGTAATTTACTGGATCTGGCTCGTTCTTATAATTTGGCAATTCTATTAACAGAATATTCTTTGTTTGTAGCAAGCGGACGGCTTTATATGAATGGATTACGGGGTCTTGATGGTTCCTGGTAA
- a CDS encoding DRTGG domain-containing protein gives MKLIEILEALDAKLLSGEGQLDKEFLTGGASDLMSDILAGVAEDSVFLTGLNTIQAIRTAVVSGVGAIVFVRNKIPPQDLIEMAEEENIPLLSSPYSMFVSCGRLHGKGLTGLDGTR, from the coding sequence ATGAAACTTATTGAAATCTTGGAAGCTTTAGATGCTAAACTTTTGTCAGGGGAAGGCCAGCTTGATAAAGAATTTTTAACAGGCGGTGCCAGTGATCTGATGAGTGATATTTTGGCAGGAGTTGCAGAAGACAGTGTTTTTCTTACAGGACTTAATACAATACAGGCAATACGAACTGCTGTAGTATCAGGTGTAGGGGCAATTGTATTTGTTCGTAACAAGATACCTCCTCAGGATTTGATTGAAATGGCAGAAGAAGAAAACATACCTTTATTATCAAGCCCTTATTCAATGTTTGTTTCATGCGGAAGGCTTCATGGCAAAGGCTTGACAGGGCTTGATGGAACCAGGTAA
- a CDS encoding ATP-binding protein translates to MAEASLKKIFKINKKDFVHAGAASINAKNLLKSLNADPKLIRRVAICGYEGEMNVVMHGGEGYLELEIYDDRLCLSITDNGPGIENIERAMEKGFSTASEKFRNMGFGAGMGLPNMKKNSDQFYIESEKMKGTNIRMIYYTSGEGG, encoded by the coding sequence ATGGCAGAGGCTTCTCTTAAAAAGATATTTAAAATAAATAAAAAAGATTTTGTACATGCTGGAGCAGCCTCTATAAATGCCAAAAACCTGCTCAAATCCTTAAATGCTGATCCAAAACTCATCAGGCGGGTTGCTATCTGCGGGTATGAAGGTGAAATGAATGTGGTTATGCATGGAGGAGAAGGGTATCTTGAACTTGAAATTTATGATGACAGGCTTTGTCTTTCAATAACAGATAACGGTCCTGGCATTGAAAATATTGAACGTGCAATGGAAAAAGGATTTTCCACAGCATCTGAAAAATTTCGGAATATGGGGTTTGGGGCCGGAATGGGGCTGCCCAATATGAAAAAAAATTCAGATCAGTTTTATATTGAATCTGAAAAAATGAAAGGGACAAATATCCGGATGATTTATTATACGTCCGGGGAAGGAGGATAG
- a CDS encoding [Fe-Fe] hydrogenase large subunit C-terminal domain-containing protein, with the protein MSKSKQLSPYVRFNQDLCTGCIDCVRVCPTQSLRMKKQKPVLMPSQCIGCGECIRICPAGAVSASTCKLDHLDNSHISVALVSPVLYSQFPGVMPEDVLSGLRQMGFTHAVDMSYFLEMFQCATEEFIVNNRNTGKSPWPLISPICPVVVRLTAYQFPSLLSNILPVMRPVSLMAREVSSKIARIYTINDRPVTLYYIVPCPTKMDPSRTFFLKEQPYQIKALGFNDIYPELIAQVENIQNGKRIDLSQDCFDYSVGENSLVWGLSGGEIAGMNIDRSLAVSGLKETIAYLEKIEMGQFQDMEYIELRTCREGCIGGILTTIDRYLAKKFIHSLVFKGDLKRRVSHEKLLDRYGQGWALKKTDPGIMKKQFGVKREPLSLEALSEVYKIMNMIQGKNCAACGSPGCRAFAEDVVRGNASLEDCLEVRARNQNQKDKDIKNDSKGTCR; encoded by the coding sequence TTGAGTAAATCCAAGCAGCTCTCCCCTTATGTCCGCTTTAACCAAGACCTCTGTACAGGCTGCATAGATTGTGTGCGGGTGTGTCCTACCCAGTCCCTCAGGATGAAAAAACAAAAGCCTGTATTAATGCCCAGTCAATGTATAGGATGCGGGGAGTGTATCCGTATCTGTCCGGCCGGTGCTGTAAGTGCATCTACCTGTAAACTGGATCATCTTGATAACTCTCATATTTCAGTTGCCCTGGTATCCCCTGTACTCTATTCCCAGTTTCCAGGAGTCATGCCTGAAGATGTTCTTTCAGGTTTAAGGCAGATGGGGTTTACCCATGCTGTTGACATGTCATATTTTCTTGAGATGTTTCAATGTGCTACTGAAGAATTTATTGTAAATAACAGGAATACAGGAAAATCGCCCTGGCCTCTTATTTCTCCAATATGTCCTGTTGTTGTCCGTCTTACGGCCTATCAATTTCCCAGCCTTCTTTCCAATATTCTTCCAGTAATGCGGCCTGTTTCCCTTATGGCTAGAGAAGTCAGCAGTAAAATTGCCAGGATTTATACAATAAATGACAGGCCTGTTACTTTGTACTACATTGTTCCATGTCCTACTAAAATGGATCCCAGCAGAACTTTTTTTCTTAAAGAACAGCCATATCAGATAAAAGCACTTGGTTTTAACGATATATATCCTGAATTGATTGCCCAGGTTGAAAATATACAAAATGGAAAAAGAATTGATCTTTCTCAGGACTGTTTTGATTATAGTGTGGGAGAAAACAGTCTTGTATGGGGATTATCAGGCGGTGAGATTGCAGGTATGAATATTGACCGTTCCCTTGCAGTATCTGGTTTAAAAGAAACTATTGCCTATCTTGAAAAGATAGAAATGGGGCAGTTTCAGGATATGGAATATATAGAATTAAGAACATGCAGGGAAGGCTGTATAGGCGGAATTTTAACAACAATTGACAGATACCTGGCTAAAAAATTCATTCACAGCCTGGTTTTTAAAGGTGATCTCAAACGCCGGGTATCTCATGAAAAACTTCTTGATCGTTACGGCCAGGGCTGGGCTTTAAAAAAGACTGATCCCGGGATAATGAAAAAGCAGTTTGGAGTCAAACGAGAACCCCTGTCCCTTGAAGCTTTAAGTGAAGTATATAAAATTATGAATATGATTCAGGGGAAAAACTGCGCTGCCTGCGGTTCCCCTGGATGCAGGGCCTTTGCAGAGGATGTTGTCAGAGGTAATGCATCTTTAGAGGACTGCCTGGAAGTCAGGGCACGTAACCAAAATCAAAAAGATAAGGATATTAAAAATGATAGTAAGGGAACTTGCAGATAA
- a CDS encoding DRTGG domain-containing protein has product MIVRELADKLGLEAVAGKQGMEKKITGGYSGDLLSDVMGKAPEGCIWLTVQGHQNVIAIAVLKEMAAIVLTGDHEPDEDTIEKANQENIPLLLYPESAFVLAGRIYESGIGKTG; this is encoded by the coding sequence ATGATAGTAAGGGAACTTGCAGATAAACTGGGGCTGGAAGCAGTTGCTGGAAAACAGGGCATGGAAAAAAAGATAACAGGCGGATATTCAGGTGATCTTTTAAGCGACGTAATGGGCAAGGCACCTGAAGGATGTATTTGGCTTACTGTACAGGGACATCAAAATGTTATAGCTATTGCTGTTTTAAAAGAAATGGCTGCCATTGTCCTGACAGGAGATCATGAGCCTGATGAAGATACAATTGAAAAAGCAAACCAGGAAAATATCCCTTTATTGCTTTATCCTGAATCAGCATTTGTTCTTGCAGGCAGGATTTATGAATCTGGAATAGGAAAAACAGGCTGA
- a CDS encoding PHP domain-containing protein: protein MQEKQADLHIHTCLSPCGDWDMSPKNIVQKSCEKGLDIIAVCDHNSVENAGAVIKAGREHGICVFPGMEICSKEEVHILAVFNTLEQGLIMQEYVYAHLPGQNKPDYFGYQVIVDENDMVIGENPRLLIGATTLGLKDIVKKTKAIGGLSIAAHVDRKGFGLISQLGFIPPDLALDAVEVSWRISLKNAAKNIPGIGNLPCITSSDAHFPDDIGKASTRFIIDLPDIQEISFALQNINKRKIKV, encoded by the coding sequence ATGCAGGAAAAACAGGCTGATCTTCATATTCATACATGTCTTTCACCCTGCGGCGACTGGGATATGAGTCCTAAAAATATTGTACAAAAAAGCTGTGAAAAAGGACTTGATATTATTGCTGTGTGCGATCATAATTCAGTTGAAAATGCAGGGGCTGTTATAAAGGCAGGCAGAGAACATGGCATCTGTGTTTTTCCAGGAATGGAAATATGTTCCAAAGAAGAGGTTCATATACTGGCTGTTTTTAATACCCTTGAACAAGGATTGATTATGCAGGAATATGTTTATGCACATCTGCCCGGGCAGAATAAGCCTGATTATTTCGGGTATCAGGTTATTGTTGATGAAAATGATATGGTAATCGGAGAAAACCCAAGACTTTTAATAGGTGCCACAACACTTGGACTTAAAGATATAGTGAAAAAAACAAAAGCCATAGGGGGACTGAGCATTGCAGCTCATGTTGACCGTAAAGGGTTTGGTCTTATATCTCAGCTTGGTTTTATCCCTCCTGACCTTGCTTTGGATGCTGTTGAAGTATCCTGGCGCATATCCTTGAAAAATGCCGCAAAAAATATACCAGGAATAGGAAATCTGCCATGTATTACATCTTCAGATGCACATTTTCCTGATGATATTGGAAAAGCAAGCACAAGGTTTATTATTGATTTGCCTGATATTCAAGAAATCAGTTTTGCTTTGCAAAATATTAACAAAAGAAAAATAAAGGTTTGA
- a CDS encoding ATP-binding protein, whose translation MREIALHILDIAENGIAAGADTISILVNEARKDNLLKLEIKDNGRGIPSNIFKNVTDPFSTTRTTRRVGMGLSLLKAAALRCDGSFDIESEPGKGTKVSAGFRFDHIDRAPLGNMADSVMVLIAGHPDIDFIYTHIIDENDFVLDTSEIKKELEDIPITDSSIMLHLSELIKNALKDIELKGKMS comes from the coding sequence ATGCGGGAAATAGCACTCCATATTTTAGATATAGCTGAAAATGGTATTGCAGCAGGTGCAGATACTATAAGCATTCTTGTAAATGAAGCCCGAAAAGACAATCTTCTGAAACTAGAGATAAAAGATAATGGCAGGGGTATTCCGTCCAATATATTTAAAAATGTAACAGATCCTTTTTCCACAACCAGGACAACCAGGAGGGTAGGAATGGGGCTTTCCCTGCTTAAAGCTGCTGCCCTTAGATGTGATGGAAGTTTTGATATTGAATCTGAGCCTGGAAAAGGCACAAAGGTTAGTGCAGGGTTTCGTTTTGATCATATTGACCGTGCGCCTCTGGGCAATATGGCTGATTCTGTTATGGTTTTGATTGCCGGACATCCTGATATTGATTTTATTTATACACATATAATTGATGAAAATGATTTTGTTCTTGATACCTCAGAGATAAAAAAAGAGCTTGAAGATATTCCCATAACAGATTCTTCAATAATGCTTCATCTTTCAGAATTGATAAAAAATGCTCTTAAAGATATTGAATTAAAGGGGAAAATGTCGTAA
- a CDS encoding (2Fe-2S) ferredoxin domain-containing protein, whose amino-acid sequence MAKLSIQDLKKIKENAAKGISLRQEQGRIKVTVHMGTCGIAAGAREVMSTLVEEIAQADRQDIQVVASSCMGMCSSEPNVTVQVEAEEPIIYQKMTANKMRQVFKRHILLGEVQTDFALAKM is encoded by the coding sequence ATGGCAAAACTGAGCATTCAGGATCTAAAGAAAATAAAAGAAAATGCAGCAAAAGGTATTTCCTTAAGACAGGAACAAGGACGTATCAAGGTTACAGTTCATATGGGTACTTGTGGAATAGCAGCAGGTGCCCGCGAGGTTATGAGTACTCTTGTAGAAGAGATAGCTCAGGCAGACAGGCAGGATATCCAGGTTGTGGCTTCCAGTTGTATGGGAATGTGCAGCAGTGAACCCAATGTTACTGTACAGGTGGAAGCAGAGGAGCCTATTATTTACCAAAAAATGACGGCTAACAAGATGCGCCAGGTTTTTAAACGGCATATTCTTTTAGGCGAGGTACAGACAGATTTTGCCCTGGCGAAGATGTAG
- the nuoF gene encoding NADH-quinone oxidoreductase subunit NuoF produces MNKIRTELLLCGGTGCHSTGSIKVRDALKNELDKQGLGKEIKIVETGCNGFCAVGPVMLVQPEGIFYQKLAEKDVPELVEEHFLKGRPVKRLFYKESASKEMIPQMHDIPFFAHQELRTMRNKGIIDPEVIDDYIARDGYFGAAKALTEMTPQQIIEEMKISGLRGRGGAGFPTGMKWDFASKSPGNVKYVLCNADEGDPGAFMDRSILEADPHAVLEGMIIAAKAINATKGYIYARTEYPLAIKRLEIAIAQAKEYGFLGDDILGTGFSFDIEIYQGAGAFVCGEETALMRSIEGKRGMPRPRPPFPAHKGLWEKPTILNNVETLANVAQIILKGGKWYSSIGTETSKGTKVFAISGDVNNIGLVEVPMGTPLRTLIYDVGGGIPDKKKFKAVQLGGPSGGCIPEYLLDTLVDYEEIAKVGAIMGSGGVIVMDESTCMVDMARFFMDFIQDESCGKCTPCREGTKRLLELLEKICDGRGELEDIDILEELSVTIKEASLCGLGQTAPNPVLSTLRYFKDEYYAHIIDKKCPAKRCVALLKFEVDPDKCKKCGLCFKACPTEAIVWKKKEVAYINKEKCVECLTCFSKCKFDAIN; encoded by the coding sequence ATGAATAAAATCAGAACTGAGTTATTATTATGCGGTGGTACAGGGTGTCATTCTACCGGAAGCATCAAAGTTCGTGATGCCCTTAAAAATGAACTTGATAAACAAGGGCTTGGCAAAGAAATCAAAATAGTTGAAACCGGATGTAATGGATTCTGCGCCGTCGGCCCTGTAATGCTTGTGCAGCCTGAAGGCATTTTTTATCAAAAGCTTGCAGAAAAAGATGTTCCTGAGCTTGTAGAAGAACATTTTCTTAAAGGCCGTCCTGTAAAAAGACTGTTTTACAAAGAATCTGCTTCAAAAGAAATGATACCTCAAATGCACGATATTCCCTTTTTTGCGCACCAGGAACTCAGAACCATGCGCAACAAGGGTATTATTGATCCCGAGGTTATTGACGACTATATTGCCAGGGATGGTTATTTTGGAGCAGCAAAAGCTTTGACTGAAATGACTCCTCAGCAGATTATTGAGGAAATGAAAATTTCTGGTTTAAGGGGACGCGGGGGAGCAGGCTTTCCCACGGGAATGAAATGGGATTTTGCCAGTAAAAGCCCTGGAAATGTAAAATATGTATTATGCAACGCAGATGAGGGTGATCCAGGTGCGTTCATGGACAGGAGTATTTTAGAGGCTGACCCCCATGCAGTGCTTGAAGGCATGATTATTGCTGCAAAAGCAATAAATGCCACCAAAGGTTATATTTATGCCCGTACAGAATATCCCCTGGCAATTAAACGTCTTGAAATTGCCATAGCTCAGGCCAAAGAATATGGTTTTTTAGGTGATGATATTCTTGGAACTGGATTTAGCTTTGATATTGAAATATACCAGGGTGCAGGGGCTTTTGTCTGCGGTGAGGAAACTGCTCTTATGCGTTCCATCGAAGGAAAAAGAGGAATGCCCAGACCCAGACCTCCGTTTCCTGCTCATAAAGGACTCTGGGAAAAACCCACTATATTAAATAATGTGGAAACCCTTGCAAATGTAGCCCAGATTATTCTTAAAGGCGGTAAATGGTATTCCAGTATTGGAACTGAAACCAGCAAAGGAACAAAGGTTTTTGCAATCTCAGGTGATGTAAACAATATCGGTCTGGTTGAAGTACCTATGGGAACTCCGCTTAGAACCCTGATTTATGATGTTGGCGGCGGAATTCCTGATAAAAAGAAATTCAAGGCAGTCCAGCTTGGAGGGCCTTCAGGGGGATGTATTCCTGAATATCTTTTAGACACCCTTGTTGATTATGAAGAAATTGCAAAAGTCGGTGCAATCATGGGGTCCGGCGGTGTGATTGTAATGGATGAATCCACCTGTATGGTTGATATGGCAAGATTTTTCATGGATTTTATTCAGGATGAATCCTGTGGTAAATGTACCCCGTGCAGGGAAGGAACCAAAAGGCTTCTTGAGCTTCTGGAAAAGATATGCGATGGACGCGGAGAGCTTGAAGATATTGATATATTGGAAGAACTTTCAGTAACCATAAAAGAGGCATCTCTTTGCGGTCTGGGACAGACAGCACCAAATCCTGTTTTGTCAACCTTGAGATATTTCAAAGATGAATATTATGCGCATATTATTGACAAAAAATGTCCTGCAAAAAGATGTGTTGCACTTTTGAAATTTGAGGTTGATCCTGACAAGTGTAAAAAATGCGGGCTTTGTTTTAAAGCCTGTCCCACAGAAGCAATTGTTTGGAAGAAAAAGGAAGTTGCCTATATTAATAAAGAAAAATGTGTTGAATGTCTTACTTGTTTCAGTAAGTGTAAGTTTGACGCAATTAATTAA
- a CDS encoding FAD-dependent oxidoreductase has product MIEAVFIMGGLGVVVGIGLAAASKIFYVYVDPQILAVEDVLPGANCGGCGYPGCSANAEAIVAGKSAPNSCVAAGIETAEAIAAIMGVAIEATEPDIAKPGCYFGTQDADTRFIYKGLSDCRAASLLSGGMKTCTIGCLGLGSCALACPFGAITMGPDNLPKVDAEKCTGCGTCERVCPKHIITLSSVTRRILKEYLDDECTTPCQRACPAGIDIREYIHQIQLGDYSRAVQVIKERNPFPTVIGRICPRPCEDSCRRNYVDDPVAINFLKRFAADYERDSGKRVLPYKAPDTDRRIAVVGGGVQGLSTAFFSVRLGHDTTVFEASSETGGLLRSAIASERLSAQVLDWDIDGITEMGVKIETGKSLGKDFTISSLLNQGFEAVFLATGGWDSRLIRLGGNEIEELFPGAYLQIDLIKSDSERHNKISCGKKVVIAGGGKTGLEAAKICWDLGSENIVVLFRENREDLSKDALALLEELEQENAVIPVFNAGVNRVFGQDSQMEQLEYIDINTKQTTIIPARNLFMAAGRFPEMIFTKTLTEEDQEDESSYAVTSGPVQWTGVLPYKKPEFKEEAGIFAQGDALTDFGAAIKAIGAGRRAAASIHKIMYGIPLDLEENVLTPESDIQDVDHVDYVASKARNIMPISNAKELAETGILEKGYTEQMAIAEANRCLQCGLICYEKSPHMLIEAKKCAA; this is encoded by the coding sequence ATGATAGAAGCCGTTTTTATTATGGGAGGCCTGGGAGTTGTTGTTGGTATCGGCCTGGCTGCTGCATCCAAGATATTTTATGTGTATGTTGATCCCCAGATTCTTGCAGTAGAAGATGTACTTCCAGGTGCTAATTGCGGTGGATGCGGATATCCGGGATGTTCGGCAAACGCAGAAGCCATTGTAGCCGGGAAATCAGCACCCAACTCCTGTGTAGCAGCAGGGATTGAAACCGCGGAAGCTATTGCTGCAATTATGGGAGTTGCTATTGAAGCAACAGAGCCTGATATTGCAAAACCAGGATGTTATTTCGGAACTCAGGATGCAGATACCAGGTTTATATATAAGGGCCTGAGCGACTGCCGGGCAGCATCTTTATTAAGCGGGGGGATGAAAACCTGTACCATAGGCTGTCTTGGTCTTGGCAGCTGTGCCCTTGCCTGTCCTTTTGGTGCAATTACCATGGGGCCTGACAATCTTCCAAAGGTTGATGCTGAAAAATGTACTGGATGCGGGACATGCGAAAGGGTATGTCCAAAACATATTATTACCCTGTCCTCTGTTACCAGAAGAATCCTTAAGGAATACCTTGATGATGAATGTACTACTCCCTGCCAGAGAGCATGTCCTGCTGGAATTGACATCAGGGAATATATCCATCAGATTCAGCTGGGAGATTACAGCAGGGCTGTTCAGGTTATCAAAGAAAGAAATCCTTTTCCCACAGTCATAGGAAGAATCTGCCCTCGTCCCTGTGAAGATAGCTGCCGGAGAAATTATGTTGATGATCCGGTTGCCATAAATTTTCTCAAACGCTTTGCTGCTGATTATGAAAGAGACAGCGGCAAACGGGTGCTGCCATACAAGGCACCTGATACAGACCGCAGGATTGCAGTTGTGGGCGGCGGTGTTCAGGGACTTTCAACAGCCTTTTTCTCAGTACGGCTGGGACATGACACCACGGTATTTGAAGCCTCATCAGAAACAGGCGGTCTTCTGCGTTCTGCCATAGCTTCCGAACGTCTTTCTGCCCAGGTGCTTGACTGGGATATTGATGGAATCACAGAGATGGGAGTTAAAATTGAAACAGGTAAATCCCTGGGAAAGGATTTTACAATATCTTCCCTTTTAAATCAGGGATTTGAAGCTGTTTTTCTTGCCACAGGAGGATGGGACAGCCGCCTTATCCGTCTTGGGGGAAATGAAATTGAAGAATTATTTCCAGGTGCCTATCTGCAGATAGATCTTATCAAATCTGATTCAGAGCGGCATAACAAGATTTCCTGCGGGAAAAAAGTAGTTATTGCAGGCGGAGGAAAAACCGGACTGGAAGCTGCAAAGATATGCTGGGATCTTGGGTCTGAAAATATTGTTGTGCTTTTCCGTGAAAATCGTGAAGACTTATCAAAAGATGCACTGGCGCTTCTTGAAGAACTTGAACAGGAAAATGCCGTAATTCCAGTATTTAATGCAGGTGTTAATCGTGTATTTGGTCAGGACAGCCAGATGGAACAGCTTGAATACATTGATATAAATACAAAGCAGACCACAATAATTCCAGCCCGTAACCTTTTTATGGCAGCAGGCCGTTTTCCTGAAATGATTTTTACAAAAACCCTGACTGAAGAAGACCAGGAAGATGAATCATCATATGCAGTAACATCAGGTCCTGTTCAATGGACAGGAGTCCTTCCTTATAAAAAACCTGAATTTAAAGAAGAAGCAGGTATTTTTGCCCAGGGTGATGCTCTGACTGATTTTGGTGCAGCCATAAAAGCCATAGGAGCAGGCCGCCGCGCAGCAGCGTCAATCCATAAGATAATGTATGGTATCCCTCTGGATTTGGAAGAAAATGTATTAACTCCTGAATCAGACATTCAGGATGTTGACCATGTTGACTATGTTGCTTCAAAAGCCCGTAATATTATGCCGATTTCCAATGCTAAAGAACTGGCAGAAACAGGTATTCTTGAAAAAGGATATACTGAGCAGATGGCAATTGCAGAAGCAAACCGATGCCTCCAGTGCGGTTTGATCTGTTATGAAAAATCTCCGCACATGCTCATTGAAGCAAAGAAATGTGCAGCATAA
- a CDS encoding glycosyltransferase family 2 protein has protein sequence MLYKSSFAIVIPVYNHEQMIRDVVQKSLGLGLPVFVVDDGSTDSSFKKIKDIPNIKIIRHPFNKGKGAALLTGFIQAAKTADWAVTLDADGQHNPDDALNMIQAVSSHPSLIIGMRTGMSGTNVPWTSRFGRKFSNFWVWASGGLWLSDTQTGFRIYPLPQVLNLDVKARRFQFEVEVLAKAMWKKIPIIETPVSVNYHPGTKRISHFRPFRDFIRNSTTFTSLIFQRIFIPQSIRKKF, from the coding sequence ATGTTATATAAATCCAGTTTTGCCATTGTGATTCCTGTGTATAATCATGAACAGATGATCCGGGATGTAGTCCAGAAATCCCTGGGTCTGGGCCTTCCAGTTTTTGTTGTTGATGACGGTTCAACAGATTCAAGCTTTAAGAAAATAAAAGATATTCCCAACATCAAAATCATTCGTCATCCATTTAACAAAGGCAAGGGAGCAGCACTTTTAACCGGATTTATCCAGGCTGCAAAAACAGCAGACTGGGCTGTAACCCTGGATGCAGACGGCCAGCACAATCCTGATGATGCACTGAATATGATCCAGGCTGTTTCCAGTCATCCTTCCCTGATAATAGGAATGAGAACAGGCATGTCAGGAACAAATGTACCCTGGACAAGTCGTTTTGGGCGGAAATTTTCAAATTTCTGGGTATGGGCTTCAGGAGGATTATGGCTCAGTGACACACAAACCGGTTTCCGAATTTATCCTTTACCCCAGGTACTTAATCTGGATGTAAAGGCCAGGCGTTTTCAGTTTGAGGTAGAGGTACTTGCAAAAGCAATGTGGAAAAAAATACCTATAATAGAAACCCCTGTAAGCGTAAACTACCATCCTGGAACCAAAAGAATTTCACATTTCAGACCTTTTAGAGATTTTATAAGAAATTCAACCACATTTACCAGTTTGATATTTCAAAGAATTTTTATTCCTCAATCAATACGGAAAAAATTTTAA
- a CDS encoding lysophospholipid acyltransferase family protein — translation MNKLFYKIITNLPGKLGIWIFKIYAGIVSAGFFLFFPKRVLMSVKFYQALFPNKDRLYHIQCAWKQFHNFTTVFTDRLGLQKSQEISYTSSGWNHIEEAVRNKTGGIILMSHMGNWEMAAHLFKKKMPDAPLLFYMGVKHKEQMENIQKQSLAQSGIKIIAADQTASSPFDLIEGINFLKSGGLVSLTGDIIWHKYQRSVEVEFLGQKAVIPEVPHIFALLSGVPLFVFFAFRSQENQYYFTITEPLFIKSTSRKNRNAEIKKSAQRYADLLEKALGQYPFQWYHFERFLKY, via the coding sequence ATGAATAAATTATTCTATAAAATTATTACAAATCTTCCTGGAAAACTGGGTATATGGATATTTAAAATATACGCAGGTATTGTTTCCGCGGGATTTTTCCTTTTTTTTCCCAAACGGGTATTAATGAGCGTTAAGTTTTACCAGGCTTTATTTCCTAATAAAGACAGGCTTTATCATATTCAATGTGCATGGAAGCAGTTTCATAATTTCACAACTGTATTTACAGACAGGCTGGGACTCCAAAAATCACAAGAAATTTCATACACATCTTCAGGCTGGAATCATATTGAAGAAGCTGTTAGAAATAAAACAGGCGGGATTATCCTGATGTCTCATATGGGAAACTGGGAAATGGCAGCCCATCTTTTTAAAAAGAAAATGCCAGATGCTCCCCTTCTGTTTTACATGGGTGTTAAACATAAGGAGCAGATGGAAAATATCCAAAAGCAGAGCCTGGCCCAAAGCGGTATTAAAATAATAGCAGCAGATCAAACAGCAAGCTCCCCTTTTGACCTTATAGAAGGCATTAATTTCCTTAAATCAGGAGGCCTGGTTTCCCTGACAGGGGATATAATCTGGCATAAATACCAAAGAAGTGTAGAAGTTGAATTTCTGGGACAGAAAGCAGTGATTCCTGAGGTTCCCCATATATTTGCTCTGCTTTCAGGAGTTCCGCTTTTTGTCTTTTTCGCATTTCGCAGCCAGGAAAATCAATACTATTTCACAATAACTGAGCCTTTGTTCATAAAATCCACTTCCCGCAAAAACAGGAATGCGGAAATAAAAAAATCAGCCCAGAGATATGCTGATCTTCTGGAAAAAGCTCTTGGGCAATATCCTTTTCAGTGGTATCATTTTGAGAGATTTTTAAAATATTGA